One Epidermidibacterium keratini DNA segment encodes these proteins:
- a CDS encoding ABC transporter substrate-binding protein has translation MRTRILAAAAAAFALVLTGCGSGDPTQSDSGGGEQAPADTIVIGSANFPENELLAEIYAGALEAKDVKVDKKLNIGARELYLKALDDGSIDLIPEYNGSLLAAFNKDVPQDVTTPEQVYDALVKSTPDGLAVLEQSEAEDKDTLTVTSQTAQQYNLQKISDLDGVAGELALGGPPEFAERYQGVLGLKDLYGIEFKSFTPYDTGGPLTLEALLSGQAQVVNLFSTDSAIVTNDLVSLEDDKNLFSSQNVVPLIRESKANDTVKEALNAVSASMTTEDLTKYLAMVQVDKKSASEVAKQYLTDKGLN, from the coding sequence CCGACGCAGTCGGACTCGGGCGGTGGCGAGCAGGCGCCAGCCGACACCATCGTGATCGGCTCGGCCAACTTCCCCGAAAACGAGCTGCTCGCCGAGATCTACGCCGGCGCCCTCGAGGCCAAGGACGTCAAGGTCGACAAGAAGCTCAACATCGGCGCACGCGAGCTCTACCTCAAGGCGCTCGATGACGGCTCGATCGACCTCATCCCGGAGTACAACGGCTCGTTGCTGGCCGCGTTCAACAAGGACGTGCCCCAGGACGTCACGACCCCCGAGCAGGTGTACGACGCCCTCGTGAAGTCGACACCCGACGGGCTGGCGGTGCTTGAGCAGTCCGAGGCCGAGGACAAGGACACCTTGACCGTCACGTCGCAGACCGCGCAGCAGTACAACCTGCAGAAGATCAGCGATCTCGACGGCGTCGCCGGAGAGCTCGCGCTCGGCGGTCCGCCGGAGTTCGCTGAGCGCTATCAGGGTGTGCTGGGTCTGAAGGACCTCTACGGGATCGAGTTCAAGTCGTTCACGCCGTACGACACCGGCGGCCCGCTGACGCTCGAGGCGCTGCTGAGCGGTCAGGCTCAGGTCGTCAACCTCTTCTCGACCGACTCGGCGATCGTCACCAACGACCTGGTCAGCCTCGAGGACGACAAGAACCTGTTCAGCTCGCAGAACGTGGTGCCGCTGATCCGCGAGAGCAAGGCCAACGACACGGTGAAGGAAGCGCTTAACGCTGTCTCGGCCTCAATGACCACCGAGGACCTGACGAAGTACCTCGCCATGGTGCAGGTCGACAAGAAGTCGGCCAGCGAGGTCGCCAAGCAGTACCTCACCGACAAGGGCCTCAACTAG
- a CDS encoding polyprenyl synthetase family protein, with protein METSTRRVAGIDFPDETIAASLREGLDRVESMLQTASRSDDLLLDEAAAHLASAGGKRFRPLLVLLASQFGTPGGPDVDKAAVVVELTHLATLYHDDVMDEADLRRGAPSANARWDNSIAILTGDYLFAAASILVSELGPDAVRIQAETFQRLVNGQIRETVDAPAGTDPIARYLDVLAEKTGSLIATSGRFGAMFSGARAEVVEAMTEFGEAIGMAFQLSDDLIDITSDAEDLGKATGTDLREGVHTLPMLFTLADPQADPELVSLLRSGPLVDADQHARALELLRASPGMIATRGVLDEYVERARRAVDVLPEGSAKDSLDALVDFMQVRSR; from the coding sequence GTGGAGACCTCGACCCGCCGGGTGGCCGGCATCGACTTCCCGGACGAGACCATCGCAGCGTCGCTGCGTGAGGGCCTGGACCGGGTTGAGTCGATGCTGCAGACCGCGAGCCGCAGCGATGACCTGCTCCTGGACGAGGCAGCGGCGCATCTGGCCTCGGCCGGCGGCAAGCGGTTCCGGCCGCTGCTGGTGCTGCTCGCCTCGCAGTTCGGTACGCCGGGCGGCCCGGACGTCGACAAGGCCGCGGTGGTCGTCGAGCTGACCCACCTGGCCACGCTCTACCACGACGACGTGATGGACGAGGCCGACCTGCGCCGCGGCGCGCCCAGTGCCAACGCTCGCTGGGACAACAGCATCGCCATCCTGACCGGCGACTACCTGTTCGCGGCGGCATCGATCCTGGTCTCCGAGCTCGGCCCGGACGCCGTACGCATCCAAGCCGAGACGTTCCAGCGGCTGGTCAACGGGCAGATCCGCGAGACCGTCGACGCACCGGCCGGCACCGACCCGATCGCGCGCTACCTCGACGTACTCGCCGAGAAGACCGGCTCGCTGATCGCGACCTCGGGCCGCTTCGGGGCGATGTTCTCCGGCGCGCGCGCCGAGGTGGTCGAGGCGATGACCGAGTTCGGGGAGGCGATCGGCATGGCCTTCCAGCTCTCCGATGACCTCATCGACATCACCAGCGACGCCGAAGACCTCGGCAAGGCGACCGGCACCGACCTGCGCGAGGGCGTGCACACGCTGCCGATGCTCTTCACGCTGGCCGACCCGCAGGCCGATCCCGAGCTCGTCTCGCTGCTGCGCTCCGGCCCGCTCGTCGATGCCGACCAGCACGCGCGAGCGCTGGAGCTGCTGCGGGCGTCGCCGGGCATGATCGCGACGCGCGGCGTACTCGATGAGTACGTCGAACGCGCCCGGCGTGCGGTCGACGTACTGCCCGAGGGCTCGGCGAAGGATTCGCTCGACGCGCTCGTCGACTTCATGCAGGTCCGCTCCCGCTAG
- the nuoN gene encoding NADH-quinone oxidoreductase subunit NuoN has protein sequence MNPLEAPSIAYAALSPILIIFGAALIGVLVEAFVPRVARFPSQVGLSVVAILSACIAVFAQRNTAVLTAADAVAIDGPTLFATGAILVFGLLATMLYGDRSLDSAGSHFVAEGALPAGSRADRALLTSERVQTEVFPLSLFAIGGMMIFVASNNLLVLFVALEVFSLPLYLMAGLNRRRRLLSQEAAVKYFLLGAFASGFLIYGIALVYGFAGSIDLRGIFDATRTTTDNDGFLLMGLGLVLVGLLFKAGIAPFHAWTPDVYQGSPTPVAGFMSAATKLAAFVIMLRVLYVAFGAVPSLWQPLIAVIAIISMVVGALMGLTQNDFKRMLAYSSIAHAGFILLAVIGNSKDGVAGTLFYVATYGVASIAAFACISLIRTGDGEVSSLEAWKGMGRRNPLLAAVVTILMLSMTGIPLTAGFIGKFEAFRAALDAGYGWLVVVALLLSAVTAAFYLRVIVYMYFHDVPADAPPISTPGTPTTVVIGVCTFLTVLLGVAPGILLDIAAKAATFVA, from the coding sequence GTGAACCCGCTAGAGGCTCCGTCGATCGCCTACGCCGCGCTTTCGCCGATCCTGATCATCTTCGGCGCGGCGCTGATCGGCGTACTCGTCGAGGCGTTCGTGCCGCGCGTGGCCCGGTTCCCGTCGCAGGTCGGGCTGAGCGTCGTCGCCATCCTGTCGGCGTGCATCGCCGTCTTCGCCCAGCGGAATACGGCGGTGTTGACCGCGGCCGATGCGGTCGCCATCGATGGTCCGACCCTGTTTGCCACGGGCGCGATCCTGGTCTTCGGGCTGCTGGCCACGATGCTCTACGGCGACCGCAGCCTGGACTCGGCCGGCTCACACTTCGTCGCCGAGGGCGCGCTGCCGGCCGGCTCGCGTGCCGATCGGGCGCTGCTGACCAGTGAGCGGGTGCAGACCGAGGTCTTCCCGCTGTCGCTGTTTGCCATCGGCGGCATGATGATCTTCGTCGCGTCCAACAACCTGCTGGTGCTCTTTGTCGCCCTTGAGGTCTTCTCGCTGCCGCTGTACCTGATGGCCGGTCTCAACCGGCGCCGCCGCCTGCTCTCGCAGGAGGCCGCGGTTAAGTACTTCCTGCTCGGCGCGTTCGCGTCCGGGTTCTTGATCTACGGCATCGCGCTGGTCTACGGCTTCGCCGGATCGATCGACCTGCGTGGGATCTTCGATGCCACCCGCACCACCACCGACAACGACGGCTTCCTGCTGATGGGCCTCGGCCTGGTGCTGGTCGGACTGCTGTTCAAGGCCGGTATCGCGCCGTTCCACGCCTGGACGCCCGACGTCTACCAGGGCTCGCCGACGCCGGTCGCCGGCTTCATGTCCGCCGCGACCAAGCTCGCCGCGTTCGTGATCATGCTGCGCGTGCTGTACGTCGCGTTCGGTGCGGTGCCCAGCCTGTGGCAGCCGCTCATTGCGGTCATCGCGATCATCTCGATGGTGGTCGGTGCGCTGATGGGTCTGACCCAGAACGACTTCAAGCGCATGCTGGCCTACTCCTCGATCGCGCATGCCGGCTTCATCCTGCTCGCGGTGATCGGCAACTCGAAGGACGGAGTCGCCGGGACGCTGTTCTACGTCGCAACCTACGGCGTGGCCTCGATCGCTGCGTTCGCGTGCATCAGCCTGATCCGCACCGGCGACGGCGAGGTGTCCTCGCTCGAGGCATGGAAGGGGATGGGCCGGCGCAACCCGCTGCTCGCGGCGGTCGTCACCATCCTGATGCTGTCGATGACCGGTATCCCGCTGACCGCTGGATTCATCGGAAAGTTCGAGGCCTTCCGCGCGGCGCTCGATGCCGGCTATGGCTGGCTGGTCGTCGTCGCGCTGTTGCTGAGCGCGGTCACCGCGGCGTTCTACCTGCGGGTCATCGTGTACATGTACTTCCACGATGTGCCGGCCGACGCGCCGCCCATCAGCACGCCGGGTACGCCGACCACTGTCGTCATCGGGGTTTGCACCTTCCTGACGGTGCTGCTCGGTGTCGCCCCGGGGATCCTGCTGGACATCGCGGCGAAGGCCGCGACGTTCGTCGCGTAG
- a CDS encoding NADH-quinone oxidoreductase subunit M yields the protein MSNFPFLLLLTLVPLVGAIVVAVMGRERSNEDSAKKIAVGFGLIELALAIWMFFSFNPDGDRLQFVTSMNWISPLGVKFALGADGIALLMIVLIALLVPIVMIASWNRESLGDEVNEPGSLDPERAPAGTRAQMFAWILLLEVFLVVVFAATDVFLFYVAFEAMLIPTYFLIGGYGSSQRRPAATKFIIYSLVGGLIMLGSVIGLYVVSKDQLGEPNFDWTALQGLDIPASTQTWLFFGFFIAFAIKAPLVPLHTWLPKSGGEAPVGVGVLLVGVLDKVGTFGFLRYCLSLFPEASQRWAPLVLVLAVVGIIYGAFQAVGEQDMKRLVTYTSIAHFGFIALGIFAFTTQAGAGAVLYMFNHGIATGMLFLVVGMVVARGGSRRVNDYGGIFVVAPWLAGFFFIAGLASLALPGTNSFVSEFLVLLGSFGTEPVFTIIATVGFVFAAIYVLWLVQRTLHGPPSLLVEERKKFFGDLSKRELGILTPLVALIFFLGVYPQPVLNVINPAVEATLQNDVGIPDPGAPPYADQNGGGQ from the coding sequence GTGAGCAACTTTCCCTTCCTGCTACTGCTGACGCTCGTGCCGCTCGTCGGCGCGATCGTGGTCGCCGTGATGGGGCGCGAGCGCTCCAACGAAGACTCGGCCAAGAAGATCGCCGTCGGCTTCGGCCTGATCGAGCTCGCCCTGGCGATCTGGATGTTCTTCTCGTTCAACCCCGACGGTGACCGGCTGCAGTTCGTCACCTCGATGAACTGGATCAGCCCGCTGGGCGTGAAGTTCGCCCTGGGTGCCGACGGCATCGCGCTGCTGATGATCGTGCTTATCGCGCTGCTCGTCCCGATCGTGATGATCGCCTCGTGGAACCGCGAGTCGCTCGGCGACGAGGTCAACGAGCCGGGCTCGCTCGATCCCGAGCGGGCGCCCGCCGGCACCCGCGCGCAGATGTTCGCGTGGATCTTGCTGCTGGAGGTCTTCCTCGTCGTCGTGTTCGCGGCGACCGATGTCTTCCTCTTCTACGTCGCGTTCGAGGCGATGCTGATCCCGACGTACTTCCTGATCGGCGGCTACGGCTCCAGCCAGCGTCGTCCCGCCGCCACGAAGTTCATCATCTACAGCCTCGTCGGCGGGCTGATCATGCTCGGCTCGGTCATCGGGCTGTACGTCGTCAGCAAGGACCAGCTCGGTGAGCCGAACTTCGACTGGACCGCGCTGCAGGGCCTGGACATCCCGGCCTCGACCCAGACGTGGCTGTTCTTCGGGTTCTTCATCGCGTTCGCGATCAAGGCCCCGCTGGTGCCACTGCACACCTGGCTGCCGAAGTCCGGTGGCGAGGCGCCCGTCGGCGTCGGCGTACTGCTGGTCGGCGTACTCGACAAGGTCGGCACTTTCGGCTTCCTGCGCTACTGCCTCTCGCTCTTTCCCGAGGCATCGCAGCGCTGGGCGCCGCTGGTGCTCGTGCTCGCGGTCGTCGGGATCATCTACGGCGCGTTCCAGGCCGTCGGCGAGCAGGACATGAAGCGGCTCGTCACCTACACCTCGATCGCGCACTTCGGCTTCATCGCGCTCGGCATCTTCGCGTTCACCACGCAGGCCGGTGCCGGTGCCGTGCTCTACATGTTCAACCACGGCATCGCGACCGGCATGCTGTTCCTCGTGGTCGGCATGGTCGTCGCCCGCGGCGGCTCGCGCCGGGTCAACGACTACGGCGGCATCTTCGTGGTCGCCCCGTGGCTCGCCGGATTCTTCTTCATCGCCGGCCTCGCCTCGCTGGCGTTGCCGGGCACGAACTCGTTCGTCTCGGAGTTCCTGGTGCTGCTGGGATCGTTTGGCACCGAGCCGGTGTTCACGATCATCGCGACCGTCGGCTTCGTGTTTGCCGCGATCTACGTGCTGTGGCTGGTGCAGCGCACGCTGCACGGGCCGCCGAGCCTGCTGGTGGAGGAGCGCAAGAAGTTCTTCGGCGACCTGTCCAAGCGTGAGCTGGGCATCCTCACCCCGCTGGTCGCGCTGATCTTCTTCCTCGGTGTCTACCCGCAGCCGGTACTGAACGTCATCAACCCCGCCGTGGAGGCGACATTGCAGAACGACGTCGGAATCCCCGATCCCGGCGCCCCGCCGTACGCCGATCAGAACGGAGGCGGACAGTGA